The Anaerolineae bacterium genome window below encodes:
- a CDS encoding radical SAM protein — MTPLAIQASLPDETRPVILYVRPQAINLLLGQEDSFSFDCSGRPIGAFWNGVTYRRSLENRWLAKWAERNDSHRQRQRRWLDPDEARSLLSQGHSIARVLRTALVAGRARLLRAETSDEEGREVALAALDRVLAWDWDALEADRERFLHVYKPIGILPPDQYLSLVLQATEGCSHNACTFCTFYRDRPFRIKTPEEFAAHIQSVLDFFGPAIALRRTVFLGDANALVIPFPRLKALFEVMNRMLPIAPASPGIHAFAGVYSFMDAFHAHRKSAAEWRMLRERGLRRVYIGMESGDDGLLRFLNKPGSAEDVVSAVQRLKEAGVAVSVIILLGAGGELYFEAHIQGTIRAINAMPLEGGDLIYFSDLVELPGNAYTAIAQAAGIQPLSEQRMREQEHRMRTGFHWRNPSNPPKLSRYDIREFLY; from the coding sequence ATGACGCCATTGGCGATACAAGCTTCTCTCCCCGATGAAACCCGTCCAGTCATCCTGTACGTACGTCCCCAGGCTATCAACTTGCTCCTGGGCCAGGAGGACAGCTTCTCGTTCGACTGCAGCGGCCGCCCCATTGGCGCGTTCTGGAATGGTGTTACCTATCGGCGCAGCCTGGAAAACCGTTGGCTGGCCAAATGGGCTGAGCGAAACGACAGCCATCGCCAACGGCAACGACGCTGGCTCGACCCTGACGAAGCCCGCTCGCTGCTGAGCCAAGGGCATTCCATCGCCCGGGTGCTGCGGACGGCCCTTGTGGCTGGGCGAGCGCGCTTGCTTCGGGCCGAGACCTCCGATGAGGAAGGACGAGAGGTGGCTCTTGCCGCGCTAGACCGCGTGTTGGCTTGGGATTGGGACGCCTTGGAGGCCGATCGGGAACGCTTTCTTCACGTGTATAAGCCGATCGGCATCCTGCCGCCCGATCAGTACCTCTCTCTGGTCCTGCAAGCCACCGAAGGATGCTCTCACAATGCGTGCACTTTCTGCACATTCTATCGAGATCGGCCGTTCCGCATCAAGACGCCAGAGGAGTTCGCTGCGCATATCCAATCTGTGCTCGATTTCTTCGGCCCGGCCATCGCCCTGCGCCGCACCGTCTTCCTAGGCGATGCCAATGCACTAGTGATCCCATTTCCACGCCTGAAAGCGCTGTTTGAGGTGATGAACCGTATGCTGCCCATCGCGCCGGCCTCTCCCGGCATTCATGCATTCGCTGGCGTGTACTCGTTCATGGATGCCTTCCACGCGCATCGCAAATCGGCGGCCGAGTGGCGAATGTTGCGTGAGCGCGGGCTGCGCCGCGTGTACATCGGCATGGAATCGGGCGACGATGGCCTCCTCCGATTTTTGAATAAGCCGGGCAGTGCGGAAGACGTGGTGAGCGCCGTGCAGCGGCTCAAGGAGGCGGGCGTGGCCGTAAGTGTGATCATCCTGCTCGGGGCGGGAGGCGAGCTATACTTCGAAGCGCATATACAGGGTACAATTCGCGCGATCAACGCCATGCCGCTGGAGGGCGGGGATCTGATCTACTTCTCCGACCTCGTCGAGCTGCCTGGCAACGCCTATACAGCCATAGCCCAAGCGGCTGGCATTCAACCGCTGAGCGAGCAGCGTATGCGCGAGCAAGAACATCGGATGCGAACGGGCTTCCACTGGCGTAACCCTTCTAACCCGCCGAAGCTCTCCCGGTATGACATCCGTGAGTTTCTCTACTGA
- a CDS encoding DsbA family protein: protein MNHHRLLRSAILLLTAGILVGLTGCGRDRAQPSATTPAPPAGQEASEITATRPATTAETTPTRVPRLAETSQEGLKPLPPTGEVDGIPVGFTQDGHAYRGNPEAAVVMVEYSEFQCPFCGRHERMTAPQIREAYIQTGKVLHIFRDFPLENIHAQARKAAEAARCAGEQGAEQFWAMHDLLFERADQWAEQPDAADRFKSYARELQLDHEVFNECLDSGRTSPAIDADLKAGLAQGVQGTPTFFLNGYPIVGAQPFTAFQAVIDALLAGNPPPTPQPSAQIPYWATAEGMSPDPERPGYTRAGDAFLGSSDAQVVILEFSDFQ, encoded by the coding sequence TTGAATCATCACCGGTTGTTGCGAAGCGCGATTCTGTTGCTCACAGCGGGGATTCTCGTAGGATTGACCGGCTGTGGCCGGGATCGCGCCCAGCCTTCGGCGACGACTCCCGCTCCCCCAGCAGGGCAGGAGGCTTCGGAGATAACAGCCACCAGGCCGGCTACAACGGCGGAGACCACGCCTACTCGCGTCCCTCGGCTGGCAGAAACTTCTCAAGAAGGATTGAAACCCTTGCCGCCCACTGGCGAGGTAGATGGCATCCCTGTCGGCTTCACGCAGGACGGGCACGCCTATCGCGGCAACCCGGAAGCGGCCGTGGTGATGGTCGAATACAGCGAGTTCCAATGCCCGTTCTGCGGCCGCCATGAGCGCATGACAGCGCCTCAAATCCGGGAAGCCTATATCCAGACAGGCAAGGTATTGCACATCTTCCGGGACTTCCCGCTGGAGAACATCCACGCCCAAGCTCGCAAGGCTGCGGAGGCCGCGCGCTGTGCTGGCGAACAGGGGGCCGAACAATTCTGGGCCATGCACGATCTGCTCTTTGAGCGTGCTGACCAATGGGCTGAACAACCGGATGCAGCAGATCGCTTTAAGTCGTACGCGCGAGAGCTACAGCTCGATCACGAGGTCTTCAACGAGTGCTTGGATAGCGGCCGCACCAGCCCAGCCATTGACGCCGACCTGAAAGCGGGACTGGCTCAAGGAGTTCAGGGCACCCCTACCTTCTTCCTGAACGGCTATCCGATCGTGGGCGCGCAGCCATTCACGGCCTTTCAGGCGGTGATTGACGCGCTGCTCGCCGGCAATCCGCCGCCCACGCCTCAGCCTTCGGCGCAGATCCCCTACTGGGCCACCGCCGAGGGGATGTCGCCCGATCCAGAGCGGCCAGGGTACACAAGAGCCGGCGACGCATTCCTGGGCTCGTCCGATGCCCAAGTGGTCATCCTCGAGTTCTCCGACTTCCAGTGA